In one window of Leptospira sp. GIMC2001 DNA:
- a CDS encoding synaptic vesicle VAT-1 family membrane protein, translating to MLREIYEVKRTGKLDRLKLREDTLSDPLDSEIQIKIHAIGLNFADIFAIFGLYSATPKTPFIPGLEYSGVVIAKGRSVKGIKLGDKVMGCTRFGAYSTALNVDSRYVLPLPKKWSYEEGAAFITQALTAFYALKTLGDIKKNQIVMIHSAAGGVGILANRIAKKYGAKTIGVVGDKSKLDVLKNEGYDHSIVRSDDFRSESIKILDNRPLSLVLECIGGQIFKDSYDLLAPTGRLITYGSANFTPTSKALNLFTLLIRYINRPKIDPLKMISENKSVMGFNLIWLWDQVDELQKHLNELIKLSLKPQMIGSVYTWNELPLALEKFQSGKSIGKVVIRL from the coding sequence ATGTTAAGAGAAATATATGAAGTAAAAAGAACTGGAAAGCTTGATCGATTAAAACTTAGAGAAGATACACTCAGTGATCCATTAGATTCGGAAATTCAAATCAAAATTCATGCTATAGGTTTGAATTTTGCTGATATATTCGCAATATTCGGACTTTATAGTGCAACACCTAAGACTCCATTTATTCCAGGATTAGAGTATTCTGGAGTTGTAATTGCCAAGGGACGGTCAGTTAAAGGTATAAAATTAGGTGATAAGGTGATGGGATGCACACGTTTTGGTGCTTATTCTACTGCATTGAATGTTGATTCACGTTATGTTCTTCCTCTACCAAAAAAATGGAGTTATGAAGAAGGTGCTGCATTCATTACGCAAGCTCTTACTGCATTCTATGCGTTAAAAACACTTGGTGATATAAAAAAGAATCAAATTGTTATGATTCATAGTGCTGCTGGTGGTGTTGGAATCCTTGCTAATCGCATCGCAAAGAAGTATGGTGCTAAAACAATCGGTGTTGTTGGAGATAAATCTAAGCTTGATGTTTTAAAAAATGAAGGATATGATCATTCAATAGTTAGAAGTGATGATTTTCGCAGTGAATCTATAAAAATTTTAGACAATAGACCCTTATCTTTGGTGTTGGAATGCATTGGTGGACAAATTTTTAAGGATAGTTATGACTTACTCGCTCCTACAGGACGACTTATAACATATGGAAGTGCAAATTTTACACCGACTAGCAAGGCATTGAACCTTTTTACACTATTGATTCGATACATCAATCGACCAAAAATAGATCCATTGAAGATGATTTCAGAAAACAAATCAGTTATGGGTTTCAATTTAATATGGCTATGGGATCAAGTTGATGAATTACAAAAACATTTGAATGAACTTATAAAGTTATCACTCAAACCTCAGATGATAGGATCAGTTTATACATGGAATGAGTTACCATTAGCATTAGAAAAATTTCAATCAGGTAAGAGCATTGGTAAGGTCGTTATTCGATTGTAA
- a CDS encoding group I truncated hemoglobin, protein MTIYEQIGETNIQKVVGMFYSRVLLDKDLFPYFSDANIIDLKEHQVQFLSFCTGGPEYRGRSLESAHSGLEIKEEHFMKVGQHLVVALKAYKVSEDIIAEIMKIVISVKDQVVNR, encoded by the coding sequence ATGACAATCTATGAACAAATCGGAGAAACAAATATCCAAAAGGTTGTTGGAATGTTCTATAGCCGAGTACTTCTGGATAAGGATCTTTTTCCCTACTTCTCAGACGCCAATATAATTGATCTAAAAGAACACCAAGTTCAATTTCTATCGTTTTGCACTGGTGGACCCGAATACCGTGGAAGAAGCCTTGAATCTGCACACTCAGGTCTAGAGATTAAGGAAGAGCATTTCATGAAAGTTGGTCAACACCTGGTCGTTGCACTTAAGGCTTATAAAGTTTCTGAGGACATCATTGCAGAGATTATGAAAATCGTGATAAGTGTGAAAGATCAAGTAGTGAATAGATAG
- a CDS encoding adenylate/guanylate cyclase domain-containing protein, with amino-acid sequence MVALNHELESKFLGATKILREYLPRSLWQIAEKSNYLGHTDVAGKEEDLCFMFCDMCEFTRFSEVHPASAVVMTINVFFEEASDIICNNGGDIDRFTGDGFLAIFTDPYEAARASAIMSNRFKELSHILSDSTGQKLKFRTGLHYGKALRGTIGGLLRKDYTVLGDAVNIASRIESNCKPSKVLVSTAFYQACSNRISTDEPFTIQVKGRNEAIEVRYLKKVLL; translated from the coding sequence ATGGTTGCATTAAATCACGAACTTGAGTCAAAATTTTTAGGTGCAACTAAGATTTTGCGAGAGTATTTACCAAGAAGTTTGTGGCAGATTGCTGAAAAATCTAATTACTTAGGTCATACGGATGTTGCAGGCAAAGAAGAAGATTTGTGTTTTATGTTCTGCGATATGTGTGAGTTTACAAGATTTTCCGAAGTCCATCCTGCATCTGCCGTTGTAATGACGATCAATGTATTCTTCGAAGAAGCATCTGATATTATATGCAACAATGGTGGGGATATAGATCGATTTACAGGAGATGGTTTTCTGGCTATTTTCACTGATCCTTATGAAGCTGCAAGGGCCTCTGCAATTATGAGCAACCGATTCAAAGAGTTAAGTCATATTTTATCAGACTCTACTGGACAAAAATTGAAATTCAGAACGGGTCTTCATTATGGGAAAGCCTTACGCGGAACAATTGGTGGCTTATTGAGAAAAGATTATACAGTGTTAGGAGACGCAGTCAATATTGCCAGTCGGATCGAATCGAATTGCAAACCAAGCAAAGTTTTGGTTTCTACAGCTTTCTATCAAGCTTGTTCCAATCGAATCAGCACTGATGAACCATTTACGATTCAAGTAAAAGGTAGAAATGAAGCAATTGAAGTAAGATATCTTAAGAAGGTGTTATTATGA